The sequence GTCGCCCATCCGAGAACATGCAGATGCGCCTTGGCCCAACCCGTCGGATAACGGGGTTCCATAGAAAACTCATACAGCCATGCAGAAAAGTCTGAGAGCGTACCGATCTGAAAAAGCGCAAAACAGATCAGCCCCGTGAGCAGAAAATAAAACGGCAGACGAGATACCATCCATACACCACCTTAATGCTTCGTAATCTGAACGATGGCACTTCCATCCGGCTGCTCTTCGATCACATAGGTATATCCAAGCGTGCTCAGCTCCTCGATGAGGAATACCGGAACCCGATCGTTGTGGATGATCACGCGGTCCCCGGGACGCGCCTCCTCCAGCTTGCTCAGCGTGCGGACCATGGGATGGGGCGGTTCCAAACCTCGATTATCCAGCTCAAACACTTCCGGCTCACGTTCCGCATCCGTTTCCGCTCCCTCCGTGTCCAGCGCCGCCCCATCTTCCGTGATGTTCAGCAGATCCCTGCGGCTCTTGTGCACGAAGGTGACGAGCCAGTGGTCGGCGGCAAGTTTCTCTGCTTTATTGACATAGCCTTTTAATCGCATCACCTTAAGCAGCGGTGTTGGCTTAAAGGTTGTGTGAAGCCGGAACTGATCATCTTTGGACAACTCCTTCACATGATCCATGATGAGCTTGAAGGGATCCCATTTGTTGCGCAGATGCTCTCTTACGTCCAGTTCCACGATTTTTCCTTGATTCGTCATCCTTCGTAACCCCTCCTCAGCGGTCTGAGAATCGTTCTCAACAACACCCTCAGTATAGCAAGTTGCACTAATGACATTGTGTTCTGCATCACACTTTCACTTTTTCCCCTCGCTTATGCTTAATATTTAGGAGGTGGAATCCTTATGGATAGATTGATTAGGTGTATCGCTGTTTTGCTGCTCCTATGGTTTGCTGCGGGATGCACAGAACCCTTGATCCAGACAGATCATCATGGAGTGCAGGCAGCAAACGAAACAGGCACGCCGGACCGGGCTGCCGACAAGGTTTCCGACAAAGCTTCAGTGAAGAGATTCACCGTGCGGGCCGTTAAATATCATTTTGACATCCAAGAGATTCGTGTAAAACAAGGGGATACCGTAGAGATTACATTGGAGAACTTGAAGGGATATCATACGTTGAAAATAGAGGGCTATAATATTGAAGTGAAGAAAAGCCGCCCCGTCTCCTTCGTGGCCGACAAGAAAGGATCATTCGTCTTCCGCTGCGGTGTCATTTGCGGCAGCGGCCATGAAGAGATGACGGGGCTGTTGATCGTGGA is a genomic window of Insulibacter thermoxylanivorax containing:
- a CDS encoding cytochrome C oxidase subunit II — translated: MDRLIRCIAVLLLLWFAAGCTEPLIQTDHHGVQAANETGTPDRAADKVSDKASVKRFTVRAVKYHFDIQEIRVKQGDTVEITLENLKGYHTLKIEGYNIEVKKSRPVSFVADKKGSFVFRCGVICGSGHEEMTGLLIVE
- a CDS encoding DUF2249 domain-containing protein, which codes for MTNQGKIVELDVREHLRNKWDPFKLIMDHVKELSKDDQFRLHTTFKPTPLLKVMRLKGYVNKAEKLAADHWLVTFVHKSRRDLLNITEDGAALDTEGAETDAEREPEVFELDNRGLEPPHPMVRTLSKLEEARPGDRVIIHNDRVPVFLIEELSTLGYTYVIEEQPDGSAIVQITKH